A single window of Vigna unguiculata cultivar IT97K-499-35 chromosome 1, ASM411807v1, whole genome shotgun sequence DNA harbors:
- the LOC114188931 gene encoding uncharacterized protein LOC114188931, which produces MGEPPLNLAWMYDRCYSGRRGLKESFVLGVEEFVQVARQSRYFKLEGVIRCPCIKCDCTRILTYEIVKVHLYKKRFIPNYWIWTLHGEDMPVVDLNEGDNFLLRQGVHTAEMEQLCDMEEMVNNALCQFQSNQQPNDTNLEECPNESTQRFYNLLAEANQPLFEGARDSKLSVCVRLLSYKSNWNIPNQCLEAFTKLLLDLTPPNMSSPKSFYDSKRLVSKLGLKAKKIDCCVSGCMLFYDNDSGKRDAALLECKFCHKPRYHPLHQGLRRKKPIVVKSMFYLPIIPRLQRMFASMQTAPHMT; this is translated from the coding sequence ATGGGTGAACCTCCTTTGAATCTTGCATGGATGTATGATCGTTGTTATAGTGGTAGAAGGGGATTGAAGGAGTCTTTTGTCTTAGGCGTTGAAGAGTTTGTTCAAGTAGCAAGACAGTCTAGATATTTTAAACTTGAAGGTGTGATTAGATGCCCTTGCATTAAGTGTGACTGTACAAGGATTTTGACATATGAGATTGTAAAAGTTCACCTTTATAAAAAAAGGTTCATACCAAATTACTGGATTTGGACATTACATGGTGAAGATATGCCAGTTGTTGATTTAAATGAAGGTGATAATTTTCTCCTTAGACAGGGTGTACATACTGCTGAAATGGAGCAATTGTGTGACATGGAAGAGATGGTCAATAACGCTTTATGTCAATTTCAATCAAACCAACAACCCAACGACACTAACTTAGAAGAGTGTCCTAATGAATCCACACAAAGGTTTTATAATTTGTTGGCGGAGgcaaatcaacctttatttgaAGGGGCAAGAGACTCTAAATTGTCAGTATGTGTTAGACTTCTATCTTATAAGTCTAATTGGAATATTCCCAACCAATGCTTAGAGGCTTTCACCAAACTTTTGTTAGATCTCACACCACCAAATATGAGCTCGCCAAAGAGTTTTTATGACTCTAAGAGGTTAGTATCAAAGTTGGGATTGAAGGCTAAGAAGATTGATTGTTGTGTGAGTGGTTGTATGCTCTTTTATGACAATGATAGTGGAAAAAGAGATGCAGCATTACTTGAATGTAAATTTTGTCACAAACCAAGATATCATCCACTTCATCAGGGATTAAGGCGCAAAAAACCAATTGTAGTTAAGTCAATGTTCTATTTGCCTATAATCCCAAGATTACAAAGAATGTTTGCTTCTATGCAAACCGCACCACATATGACTTGA